From Apium graveolens cultivar Ventura chromosome 9, ASM990537v1, whole genome shotgun sequence, the proteins below share one genomic window:
- the LOC141686489 gene encoding uncharacterized protein LOC141686489: MEVYVDDMLVKSEVTSDHIKHLMEMFNILRRFRMKLNPQKCVFGVESGKFLGFIVNHRGIEANPAKIKALLDMKSPTNVKQVQSLTGRIAALNRFVSKSSDRCKEFFKAFKLAGKDFIWTSECEEAFKRIKEQLGHPPMLSKPLDGENLILYLAVSEYSISAVLVREEDGQQSPVYYVSKRLHDAETRYTNMEKLVYALILASRKLRPYFQAHRVEVRTAYPLRQVLHKPESSGAGIVLVSPEGHHLMSAIHFKFYATNNDAEYEALINGLKIALEMGVRNLIARSDSELVVNQVNGGFQARGPRTELYLRCTQRLIGMFKEVRLECVPREKNSNADALAKMGSQQEAVLLGSIPLEIQEGTLPEDKFMARRLRYQAARYVIYDEVLYKRGFNQPLLRFEIPYKLVSDNGKQFDSKELRQLCEELKIKKEFAAVYHPQSNGQTEAVNKIIKHTLKTKLEERKGNWPAELPKVMWKEDAEINQRLHLDLLEETRENSQLRLAAYQQHAARYYNKKGTYHLEDMDGKLVPRAWNAEHLRKYYQ, from the exons atggaagtgtatgtggatgatatgctgGTGAAATCTGAGGTGACGAGTGACCACATCAAGCACCTGATGGAGATGTTTAATATTCTGAGGAGGTTTCGTATGAAATTAAATCCGCAAAAATGTGTGTTCGGCGTGGAGTCGGGCAAGTTTCTCGGGTTCATTGTCAACcacaggggaattgaggccaaccccgcaaAGATCAAGGCATTATTGGATATGAAGTCGCCCACCAATGTGAAACAGGTTCAGAGTTTGACTGGGAGAATCGCCGCGTTAAATCGATTTGTTTCCAAGTCGTCTGATAGATGCAAGGAGTTTTTCAAGGCGTTTAAATTAGCTGGGAAAGACTTTATATGGACGTCAGAATGTGAAGAggctttcaaaagaatcaaggagcaaCTGGGACATCCTCCCATGTTGTCAAAGCCGTTGGATGGGGAAAATCTAATACTGTACCTCGCAGTTTCTGAATATTCGATCAGTGCAGTTCTGGTAAGAGAGGAAGATGGGCAGCAATCACCAGTGTACTACGTGAGCAAGCGGTTACACGACGCTGAAACTCGCTACACAAATATGGAGAAACTGGTTTACGCCCTAATTCTTGCGTCAAGAAAATTGCGGCCGTATTTTCAAGCCCATAGAGTTGAAGTTCGTACAGCGTACCCACTGCGACAGGTCCTGCACAAACCAGAGTCATCAG gtgCGGGTATAGTACTTGTGTCTCCGGAAGGTCACCACCTGATGAGCgcaattcatttcaagttttatgcaacTAATAATGATGCGGAGTACGAGGCGCTGATTAATGGCCTAAAAATCGCTTTGGAAATGGGGGTGCGAAATTTAATTGCAAGAAGTGACTCAGAGTTGGTAGTGAATCAGGTGAATGGGGGATTTCAAGCGAGAGGCCCGCGAacagaattatacttgagatgtACACAGCGCCTGATTGGAATGTTCAAAGAAGTTAGATTGGAATGCGTTCCGCGGGAGAAAAACAGTAATGCGGATGCTCTGGCAAAAATGGGATCGCAACAAGAGGCTGTATTGTTAGGATCCATCCCTCTTGAAATCCAGGAG GGAACACTCCCCGAAGATAAGTTTATGGCTCGTCGACTTCGTTATCAAGCCGCAAGATATGTGATATACGATGAAGTCCTATACAAGAGAGGGTTCAACCAACCTTTGCTCAG GTTTGAAATCCCTTACAAGCTTGTTTCCGACAATGGAAAGcagtttgatagcaaggagttgcGACAATTATGTGAGGAATTGAAAATCAAGAAGGAGTTTGCAGCGGTTTATCATCCTCAAAGTAATGGACAAACAGAAGCTGTTAACAAgataataaagcataccctcaaaACCAAGCTAGAGGAACGTAAAGGGAATTGGCCTGCAGAACTCCCGAAGGTGATGTG GAAAGAAGATGCTGAGAttaatcaaaggcttcatttagATCTCTTAGAGGAGACGAGGGAAAATTCTCAGCTAAGGCTAGCGGCGTATCAGCAACACGccgcaaggtattataacaagaag gggacttatcaccttgaagataTGGACGGGAAGCTAGTTCCGCGAGCTTGGAATgcggaacatctccgaaagtattaccAGTAA